A window of Candidatus Glassbacteria bacterium genomic DNA:
CAGACTGGAGATTTCGAACCGGGCCCGGCTGAGACGGTCGGGCTGGATATCATCGGCCAGCATGCTCAAGGAGGTGTCGAGCAGGAACACCAGGTCCCGTCCCTCGCGCTGGAGTATCACCGCCTCCTTGCCGTACTGCGGGCGGGCCAGGGCCACGATCAGCATCGCCAGCGCGCCCAGCAGCAGCATGGTCCGCACAGCCCGTCCTCCGGGCAGAAGGGGCCTGGCCAGCCGGGCCACCAGTTTCCGGCCGGCGAACCGCTCCAGCAGGGCTCGCTTGCGGCGGGCGGTAAACCAGAACAGCACAGCCGAGGCCGGTACAAGCCAGAGGAGGTGCAACATCTGCGGATCGTCGAATCTCATCCAAATCAGCTCACGGCAAAGTTTTCAGCACTGTCGAACCCAATACCAGCTCCAGCGCGAACAGGGCCAGCCCGGGGAGCAGAAACAGGCTGAACAACTCGCTGTAGCGGGTGTATTCCCGCACGTCGATCTCGGTTTTTTCCAGCGAGTCGATTTCCCGGTAAATCCGCTGGAGCTCGGCGGCGTCGGTGGCCCGGTAATACTGTCCGCCGGTGATTTCCGAGATCCGGGTCAGCGTCTGCTCGTCGATCTCCACTTTCTGGTCCACGTAGCGCACCCGTCCGAACTGGTCGCGTACCGGTACCCGCGCGGTCCCGCGGGTGCCGACACCGATAGTGTAAACTTTCACATCCTTGGCCTTGGCCACCTGGGCGGCTGTCAGCGGATCGATTTCACCGCGGTTGTTGATCCCATCGGTCAGCAGGACGATTATCCTGCTGCGGGCCTTGCTGTCGCGAAGGCGGTTGACGCTGCTGGCCAGGGCCACTCCGATCGCGGTCCCGTCCTCGATCGAACCGATCTCCAGGCGTTCCACCTGCGAGGCCAGCACCCGGTAATCGAGAGTGGGCGGGCAGCGGGTAAAAGCTTTGGCTGCGAACGCCACCAGCCCGATCCGGTCGTGACGGCGGCGGCCGATAAAATCGCCGACCACCTCGCGGGCCACATCAAGACGGTTGCTGCCGGGATTGAGATCCTCGGCAAGCATGCTGGTCGACACGTCCATGGTCAGCACGATATCCACGCCCTCGCTGGTAACGTCCTCGAAAGTTACGCCGCTGCGGGGGCGGGCCAGGGCGATTACCAGCAGGGCCAGGGCGAAGATGCGCAGCGCAAACGGCAGATGGCTCTTGATCCGCGCCCAGCGGCCGTTGACAGCGGCCAGGGTGTCCAGGTCGGAATAGCGGATAGTCCTCCGCCGCTGGAGATTCCAGTTGCGGTAAGCCCAGCCCAGCAGGGGAAGCAGCAGGAGCAGCGCGAGCAGCCACGGGTCGGCGAACTGGAAATTCATCGCTCACCCCCTTCTCCACCCCCGGCTACCACGGCTGTCTCAGCCGATTCGCCGAGTGGGGTTCCGGAGTTTTCCCGAGACGGCTGCTGTACTTCCGCGGGACGGGAGTTCTCGATTATCTCGTACGCCTTGTTGAACGTGGAATTAATCTCAACGATAACCGGCTTGTACTTGGCGAACTTTACCAGATCGCAGGAATCCAGGAATTCCCCGATCAGTTCACAGAAAGCCCTGTCGATATCCCGCCGCCGGTTCAGTTCGTCCATCAGCTCCCAGCTGGTCATCTCCAGCACGTCGACTCCGAAACGCGCTCCGAGATAATGGCGCACCGCTTCCGAAACCAGGATGTGGAACTGCTTGATTTCACCCTTTTCGATCAGTCCCAGCGATTTGATCCTGTCCAGCTCATCCAGCGCGATCAAGTGGGCCGGGCGAACCGGTCCGGAGGGCTGTATCCGGCCACGCAGCCTCTGGGCGCGCCGCTTTAGATACCGTCTCCACAGCATCCCGAGCAGTGCCAACGCCGCCAGTGCCGCCAGCGCCGCCAGCGCGATCCGTTTCCAGAGACGGGTCGCGTCCACAATGTCACGGATCGGCCTTATTTCTGCATTGAGCGTATCCTGGACCAGCGAGATGAAATCCACCGGCTGCGCTACGGACCAGAGCGTATCCACCGCTCCATCGGCCTTAATCACCGCAAATGGCAGCGGCGGGATTTGGAGACTGCCGGTCTCGAAGGAGGTCAGCGTGAAACTGCGGCGGGTCATCGTGGCGCTGCCATCGCCCGGAATTTGCTCGACAGGCAGTTCGGCCAGAATTTCGAAATTTTCCAGCTGAGATTCGAGATCGGGAAAGCGGACAGTTTCCCCGTCACCGGAATGGATCGTGAGGGTAAGGGTAAGCCGGTCGCCGATCCTGGCGCGGGCAGTATCCAGGCGCGCATTGACCTGCGAGGTTCCACCGGCGGGATGCACTGTCAGCACGACCGCCAACAGACAGACCGCGGGAGTGAAAGTGTTCGATATGCTCGATATGCTGCGAATCGGGTTTGTCATTTTCCCAGTGCGCCGGCATCTCCCCTGCCCACCGCCTCACTCAACTACGTGTCTCACCGGGATATCCGCCACGTCTTTAAAAGTCGAGTTCAGCGGTTCAAGCTTTCTGGGGGACGCCAAAAAGTCGATATTACGTACGTTGTCCCGGACGTAAACTTCGGTTTCCGCAAAATATCCAACCAGCATGTCGACCAGCAGGCTGTCGCCGTTCATCAGCACCAGCCTGACCTGCGGAGATTCAAATCCCCGGTCTCCGCCAGCGGGCAATACTTTCGATCCTTTTAAAGTGTCCGCATGGCTAAGCAGCTGCTCGACAAACTGATATTTGGCCCTGGCCTGCCGGGGGGCGATCAACCGCCACAGCGTGTCGTTTTCAGCCGTCAGCACCAGTGAATCGAGCGGGTTGGCAAGGGAGATAAAAGTAACCTCCGAAGGGATGAAATCGACGATTTGCAGCGTTCGCATGCTATCGGGGACAAACTTGTCCACCCGCTCGATCAGCCAGGAATCGATCAACAGCAAATGGCCGGGATAGATCGATGAGCTGGCCCAGCGCAGATAATCCTGATCCGATACAGTGCGGCCCAGACGTACGACAGAAGTGTCACCGTTCTCGGCAACGAGCCTGAGTGTCCGTACCGGGCGGTTCAGACCCGTTTCCTGCCTCCGTACACTGCCAGCCGGCAGGAATTCACGGACCTGATCACTGTAGAGTTCACCGAGGCGAAGATTGAGCTTGAGCTTATCCGCTAAAACAGACCCCCCGGCGGTGTCGATCCGCCAGCGGTCACGGCCGTCAGCGCGATAACAGCGGAATACGCTCCGTCCGCCGGATTCCACCTCGATCCCCACGGTGCGGTAGGGCTGCACACCGGTCAGGGACTTACCCCTGACCAGGAACCCGTTGACAGTCATCATCGGTCCAAGGAGCTTGTTGGCGAGCGCCACCCGTCCCTGGCCGGCGATCAGGATATAAATATTTTCAGTCGTCGGATTCAGTGCCCCGAACTCCAGACGGGTACTGTCGAGGTCCGATTTGTAGGCCGTGAATACCAGCACCGGATCATCGAGTTTAACGGCGGCCATGTCGAGTTCGCTGACCGGGATGGAATTTACGTAGGGCATCTGGCTGAGCGTCCTCAGCAGATGGTTTATCACCAGTGAATCGGCTCCCCAACCCGGGTCCGGCTGCTCGAGGTGCCACTCCAGTCCGTCGCGGACCACGACATAGGTGGTGTCCTGAAATATAATCGTCACTTTCTGGACGTCTTCGGGCGCATATGGCAGGACATATTCGAGTTCGGTTGAGCCGGCTTCCTCCCCGGCCTCAGGCTGATCCTGCAGGAACAGGTACGCGCCGAGTGCGAGGGTGAAAGCCAGCAGCAGGACCAATACTTTCCAGTTCATTAAAAAAATCCTTCTTGTAATTGCGGTTCAGTTATCCCGGCGACAGCGGCAGGAGATCAGCGAAGCCGCCGGACAGCCATGACCCAGGCGCCGAGTACGAGGATAATCAGGGGCATCACGACCTGCGCGACCATGCCCATCCTGCTTGCCTGGGTTTTATTGATGTAGATCGTCTGGTCTTCAGGGTCCTTGGGCCGGATATTGATCAGCCGCTCGTCGCCGATCAGCCAGTTGACCGCGTTCATGAACAGGTCCCAGTTCCCGCCGTAGCGAAGGTACGAATTGGAGGCGAACTGGCTGTCGCCGAAAACCACCAGCTGGGCGCGGACCGATGATTTCTCGAGCCGCATCTTACGAAGCTCTTCGTGGCTCGGCATCTTTGTGCTTGATTCGGCGGTGATTTCGGTGAACCCGGGACGGGTTTCCCGCAATTTGCGCAACATCGAGACAGCCACCGGCACGGGCCCGCTGAGATCGGTTGGATCGAATGTCGGATTGCGGAGCGAAATCTGCTCCTTGTTCCGTTCGCCCCAGCTGTTGTCGCTGGTAGTCGCCAGCACCGACAGCTCCAGGTCCTGGCCGGGATTGTCCTCCAGACGGACCGAGCGGACGGTCGGCATCGTACTGAACGCGCGTTTGAGATCACGTGTGATCGGGTGCTCACGGTCGTAGTTATAGAGCAGCGGCTCGGTTGGCCCTGCTCCCTGGCGGACTCCGGCGGAACTGTTGTCCACCACGATATCGTCGCCGATCCGAATGCCCCATTTAAGCAGCCAGTCGCTCAGGCCGACATCGTACTCCGGGTCGACAGCGACCATGATCCGGCCGCCCTTGACAAGATAGTCGTCGATCAGGGCTACTTCCTCGATCAGCAGAGACTTTTTCGGCCCCGCGATAATGAGGGTCTTGCAGTCCTCGGGCACGCCGCCGGCCTCGATCACGTTCAGCCGCTCGGTCCGGTAAGCCTGGTCGCGGATTGCCGTGACGGCCATCAGAAAGCCGTTCGGACTGCCGTCGTCCATGTCCTGTTCCTGGTGGCCCTCGAGGAAATAGACCGCCCGGCGCTCATCGCTGAGCACCTTGATCAGCGCGTTGGTCATCTCTTCCTCGGTGTCCACGTCGGCGTTCATATCACTGTTGGCGCCGTTCTCGACAATCGTAACGTTGCCGCGGTAGCGCTGAATATTGTATTCACGGGCCAGCACCAGTTCACGGTTCGGGTCCAGGAACCGGAAATTGATATTGGGGCAGATATCCGCGTAGACCTCGAGAAGGTCGCGCTGCTTCTCCTCGATCCGTATGTTCTCGCGAATCACGGTCCGGTTCTGCTGCTGGCTCAGGTTTCGGTCGTAAAAAGTCCAGAAAAACGAGGTGATATTGATCCTGGCGTTTTGTTCATTTACCTGGTCGATTATCGCCATGGTCAGCGGACTCAGCTCGTATTTCTTCTTGACTGTCACGTCCCGCCAGTAGAAATGGCGGAAACCGAGCATGTTGACCACCGCCAGCAGGCTCAGGACCACGCAGATCACCAGCAGCATGTTGGTACCGCTGCGGAAACTGCGGGCGCTGAAAATGTGCTGGAAATCGTCATGGCAGACAATCAGGTAAGTCAGCCCCATCAGCGTGCCGAGAGCGGTCAGGGAAATCGAGACCGCGTCCCAGAGACCGTTGACATAGTACGTACCGAGGCCCAGAAACAGCACTACCGGGCTGATATAGCCTGTTATTTTGATTTTCTGCTTCATAAGCGCAGGTCTCTCACCTCCACCGCAGCGAAGTAATCGACTGGTGGGTCAGGAACAGTCCGACGAAACAGAACGACAGGTAAAAAAGAACGTCGCGTGAATCAACCACACCCATCGAGAAATTGGTAAAGTGAGAGGTAATCGAGATGTAATTGGCGATCTCTCCCCAGACGCTGACAGTCGCATCGCTGACCCTGCCCACGATCCAGAGGAACAGGAATGCGCCGAACGTGAGCGCCCCGGCGATTATCTGGTTCTCGGTCAGCGAACTGATCAGGGTACCCATACTGATTACCGCGGCCCCGTAGAGCACGATCCCGACATAGCTTGTCAGCACTGGTCCCAGGTCGGGGTTGCCGTAGAGGAACAGGTAGTACTGGAACAGCGCCGTTGGAATAACCATCGTCAAAAACAGCACGAACGCTGAAAGGAACTTGCCCAGCACCAGTTGAGTTATTGTCAGCGGTGAAGTCAGCAGCAGTTCCAGGGTGCCGGTCTTGCGCTCCTCGGCGAACAGCCTCATCGTGATCATCGGCAGCAGGAACAGGCTGATATTGCGCATGTTGTGGAACAGGTAGCGGATCACCACATCGTTAATACTGAACTTGGGAATCGTCTGCTGGTAGGTCACAGCCTCGCTGGTGGCCTCGAACGTAAGCTGGACGAACTCGTTGAACTTGAAGACGAACCGGTTGGCGACCAGGAACAGGAACACCCCGATCACCACATAGGCGATCGGGCTGAGGAAATACGACTTGTACTCGCGCCAGAAGATCGAGAATATGTTCTGCATTTCAGCTGCCCTCCTGCTGCGACCTGGCAGCCAGCTCGTCCGGAGTCCTGGTCGTAATCTTAATAAATATCTCCTCCAGCGTCATCGACTCCGGCCGCAGCTCCAGCAGCTGGGCGCCGCTTTCCACGACCGCCCTTGCCAGTTCGCCACGGCGGTCGTTGCCGAGCTTGCAGCTGACGTCGAACTGGCGCAGGCCGTCCTTCCTGCCGCCGGGAACCTGCTGCTCGTCTACTTTAACCACGCCCTCCACCGCACCCAGCCTGTCCCTGATCTCGGCCGGCGCCCCCTTGAGCAGTACCCGGACCACGTCGTGGCCGGTCAGCTTGCCGGTCAGCCGCTCGGTGGTGTCCTCGGCCAGCAGCAGCCCCCGGTCGATAATCAGCACGCGGTCGCAGGTCAGACTGGCCTCGGGCAGGATATGGGTCGAGAGCAGGATACTGTGCTCACCGGCCAGTTGACGGATCAGCTCCCTGACCCCGATGATCTGGTGCGGGTCCAGCCCGGCGGTGGGTTCGTCCAAGATCAGCACCGGCGGATTGTGGATCAGGGCCTGGGCCAGGCCCACGCGCTGACGATACCCCTTGCTGAGCTTGTGGATATGGACGTTGTGCACTTCCTCCAGCCCGCAGCGCTCCAGCACGTAGTTCAAGCGGCGCTTGCGGTCGCGGTAGCCGGAGAGACCCTTGATCTTGCCGCAGAAATTGAGATAGTCCCGTACCCTCATATCGCGGTAGACAGGAGGGGTTTCCGGCAGGTAGCCGATATTGCGCTTGACAGCCAGCGGACTGGTGAATATGTCGTGGCCGGCCACGGAGACCTCGCCGGCGTTGGCCGACAGGTAGCCGGTGATTATCCGCATGGTGGTTGTTTTGCCGGCGCCGTTGGGCCCCAGGAAGCCCAGGATCTCGCCCTTGCGCAGTTTGAAAGAGATATTGTCCACGGCCTTGAAATTGCCGTAACGCTTGGTGAGGTTACTGACCTGTATCAATCCTTGCCTCCACGCATATTGGTTCACCCGCCTGAAAAATTCGACGGACTACCTGAACTTCTTCTCCCGCATGCGGAAGAAGCTCATCAGCGGTTCAATATAAGAACTTCCCAGCGTCAGGTCTATACAGTCCACGCGGGCGGACTTGAACAATGAATCCTGCGCTTGCCTGCGCTGATTCACCAGCCGGGAGAACCCCTCTCGCGCGGCCCGCGAACCGGTGTCGATAACCTCGCGCCGTCCGGTCTCCGCATCCTCCAGCTCGATCATCCCCACCGGCGGCAGTTCCAGTTCCCTGGGGTCGGCGATCCGCATCAGGATCACGTCGTGACGGCGCGCCAGGCTGCGCAGCGGTTTCTCGAAACCCTCGTCCAGGAAATCGCTGACCACGAACACCACGGTGCGACGGGTCAGCAGCCGCATCATGTACTCCATGCCCTCGCGGATACTAGTTCCGCGTTTCAGGGGCCGGTAGAACAGCAGCTCGCGGATTACGCGCAGCACGTGCTTGCGCCCCTTCTTGGGCACCACTACTTTTTCGACTTCATCGGTGAAAATCGCCAGGCCCACGCGGTCGTTATTCTTGATCGCGCTGAACGCGAGCACGGCGCAGATCTCGGCGGCGAACTCGTTTTTCAATCTCTCGACCGAGCCGAACATCCCGCTGGCCGAAGCGTCCACCAGGAACACGACTGTCAGTTCGCGCTCCTCGACATATTTTTTGACGAAGGGCTGTCCCATCCTGGCGGTGACGTTCCAGTCGATCGAGCGCACGTCATCGCCCGGCTGGTACTCGCGCACCTCGCTGAACTCCATGCCCAGGCCCTTGAAGATACTGTGGTATTCACCGCTGAACACGTCTTCCACGATATTGCGGGTCACGATTTCGATCTGCTTGACCTTGCTGATCACATCGCGGGGGATCACGTCAGGGTACCTCCACGGTCTCGAACACCTTGCGGATGATATCCTCGCTGGTCAGGTCCTCGGCCTCGGCCTCGTAGGTCAGCAGGATCCGGTGACGGAGGATGTCCGGCCCGATCTGCTTGATATCCTCGGGCGTGACATAACCCCGGCGGCGGACAAACGCGTTGGCCCGGGCGGCCCGGGCCAGAAAAATCGTGGCGCGGGGGCTGGCCCCGTATTCGATCAGTCCATCAAGCTCCCCGAGTCCGCATTTGGCCGGCTCGCGGGTGGCGAACACAAGCGAAACGATATAGTCCTTGATTTTCTCGTCCATGTAGACATCGCGCACCACGCCGCGCAGCCGGATGATATCTTCGGACGTAAGCCTCTTCTCCACCTGCGCCAACTCACCGCCGCTCATCCGTTCCAGGATCACCCTCTCCTCCTCGCGGGTGGGATAACCGACCCTGAGCTTGAACATGAACCGGTCGACCTGGGCCTCGGGCAGCGGGTATGTGCCCTCCTGCTCGATAGGGTTCTCGGTGGCCAGCACCAGAAAAGGGTTGGGAAGCTTGTAGGTGGATGTGCCGATCGTGACCTGACGCTCCTGCATGGCTTCCAGCAGAGCGCTCTGCACTTTGGCCGGAGCGCGGTTGATCTCGTCGGCCAGGACGATATTGGTGAACACCGGTCCCTTGCGCGGCTCGAAATCACCGGTCTTCTGGTTGTAGATCATCGTTCCCAGCAGGTCGGCAGGCAGGAGGTCCGGCGTGAACTGCAGCCGCCCGAAATCAGCCTCGATAACCCTGGCCAGGGTACGTACACTCAGTGTTTTGGCCAGTCCCGGCACTCCCTCGATCAGCACGTGCCCGTCACAGAGAATCCCCAGCAGCAGGCGTTCCACCATGTAACGCTGGCCGACGATAACCCGGCCGACTTCCTCCAGCACCCGCTCCACAACTTCGCTTTCCCGCCTGACCTGCTCGTTCAGCTCCTGGATCTGTTCGTTCATCTGTTACTCCATACAGTTGCGTTGCCGTTATCCGCCCGTCCATTTGCATAATTGCCACCAAAAGCTGAAAAGCAATCGCCAAACTATCCTGCCGGCACAGGCACGAAGCAGGTAACTTATTACTTTTTATAATCTTACGCAAGGCATTTTCGCACTTTTATCTCTCTGCCAGAGTGCAGCCATTTCATTTGAAGTAAAATTGCCCCATTTGGGGCAGGCAGGGGTAAAATAAAAAGACTGAGACGGGGTCATCTCAGTCTTTCAAAACTCAGCTTTTGCCTGCGGCCGAGGGTCAGAGCGTACCGGGTTCGTAGGTCTCCAACTCCTCGATAGTGAGCTGGAAATTAATGTAAATCCCGTCCTCGCCGCTTTCCTGCATCCGTTTCGCCGCCAGTTCCTTGAGCAGGGGCAGCCGGGCGTGGAACAGCTCGTAATTGCCGGGCTTGAGCACCTCGAGTATCCCCACCGCCACGTAGGAGCAAAGTTCGAGGTCATCGCTCATGTTCTGCAGCACATCCACGAACGTCTGCTCCACCCTGCCGGCATAGGCCGTATTGATAAACGACGCCAGCGTGATCGGCAGGCCCAGCCGTAGGTCGCGGTTCTGGGTCGTGTCCTGTATAATGCCGATCAGCACCGGAACGCTGGAGGTGTCGCCCAACTCTCCCAGCGCCCAGATCACGGTTTCGCGCAGGAGATAATCGTCGCTGGTGACCAGCATCCGGTTTAGCGAATCGACCGCACCACGGTCTTTCAGGTTGCCCAGTGCGCTGACTATCCCGATCCTCACACTGAGGTCCGCGTTATGGATATAGGGGTGAAGAAGCCGCGGGTTATTGAGGTTGTTGAACGTGCGGATCACCGAGTCGCGCTGGACCGAGGTGCCGGTGTGAAGGATCTGGACGCCCTCGGTGACCATCACCTTCTCCCCCTCCAGCACCGGGTCGGCTTTCTCGCCTCCGCCGCAACCGGAAATCAGCAGCATTGCGCTCAGAATACCCGGCAGCGCCGCTAAAGCAAATACACGCTTTCCACTCAGTATATGAAGAATTTTTGGCGCCTCGCGCATAGATTTCACCTCGTCGATACTTGATCGTTTAACCGTTCTCTATTTGAACAGCGGAAAGTCGAACCAGCCAAGCTCGAAAACTTCGCTCACGGCGGCGGCGGCCAGAATCACGACATATACCGCAAATACGACCAGGCCGATAGTTCCGCCGCGGCCCCCTGTTTGACTGTCTGTGTTCTGTCCGGTCATCGAATCTCCGTAGGTTTCGCTGGAAAATACATCAATTTTGCCCCAACCGCCAGACCACTCTGCCCTCAACGATTGTGACCACTGCCCGGCCGGTCACCCTGCGGCCGTGAAACGGCGTGTTACGGCTTTTGGAGTAAAACTCGTTTTTATCGATTGTCCACTCCGTTTCCAAATCCAGCACGGTCACATCCGCCTGGGAGCCCACCTTCAGGCTGCCGCCCGGAATCTTGAGCAATTCGGCCGGAGCGGTACTCATCCGGCGGACCAGGGTCGGGAAATCGAGCACGCCTCCCAGGACCAGTTCGGAATACGAGAGCGGGAACGAGGTCTCCAGGCCCAGAATACCGCTCGGGGCGTCGGCGAACGCGGCCTCTTTCTCATCGTAATGGTGCGGGGCGTGGTCGCTGGCGATACAGTCGATCGTACCGTCGGCCAGGCCCCGGCGCATCGCTTCCACATCGGCAGCCATGCGCAGCGGGGGAGCCATTTTAGCATTCGTATCGTAGTTGCCCACCGCTTCCTCGGTGAGCGTGAAATGGTGCGGTGTAACCTCGGCGGTGACTTTCACGCCCCCCTCGGCCTTGAACTGCCGGACGATTTCCACCGAGCGCGCGGCGGAGATATGGGCCACGTGGAAACGCGCTCCGGTCAGGCGCGCCAGCACGCAGTCGCGGTAGACAATCACTTCTTCGGCTTCGGTCGGGTTGCCGGCCAGACCCAGGCGAATGGCGGTTATCCCGGCGTTCATCACGCCCTTGCCCACCAGTTCGGGGTCCTCGCAGTGCTGCATCACCGGCACGTCGAAAATCAGCGAATAGGTCATCGCCTTGCGCATCACTTCGGCGCTGGACAGGCAGTGGCCGTCATCGGTGAACGCCACCGCTCCGGCGTCGAGCATCGATCCCATCTCCGCAAGGCTCTCGCCCTTGCTCTTCTTGGTGATCGAACCGATCGGGTAGACCCTGCTGTAGCCGGCGCGGATCGCCTCGCGAATGATATAGCCGACAGCTGCCTGGTTGTCGGTTACCGGATTGGTGTTAGGCATGGCGGCCACGGCGGTAAAACCGCCGGCTGCCGCGGCCAGGCACCCGGATTCCACCGTTTCCTCATCTTCCCTGCCGGGTTCCCGGAGATGGACGTGCATGTCGATCAGGCCCGGGACAACCGCCTTGCCCGCCGCATCGATGACCTCATCCGCCTCGGCGGGCTTGATCGATTTTCCGATTTCGGCCACCTTGCCGCTGTCAAGCAATATATCGAGCTTTTCATCCACGCCGTTGGCCGGATCGACAAGCCGGCCACCGCGGACCAACAGACGTTTCAATATCCACCTGCTTTCTTTGTGTGTCCTGATTAATCGCCCTGCTGACTTGCCGCATCGGCGGCCGCGGCCTGCTTGCCGCCGGCCAGCAGAAACAGCACGGCCATCCTGACCGCCACCCCGTTGGTGACCTGCTTGAGAATCACCTGGTGCTCACCGTCGGCCACGTCGGAATCGATTTCCACGCCCCGGTTCATCGGCCCCGGATGCAGGACCAGTACGTCGCGCCCGGCTTCTTCGAGCCGGCGGTTGGAGATTCCGTAGATGCGGTTGTACTCGCCGAGGGACGGGAACAGGTTGGACTGCATGCGCTCGAGCTGAATCCTCAGCACGTTGACAACGTCGACCTCCGAGAGCGCATCCTCGATCCGGGGGTAGATTTTCACTCCCAGCTCAGTCAGGCTGCGAGGCACGAGCGTGGGCGGGCCGCACACGCCGACCTCGGCGCCCATCTTTTTCAGGCCCCAGATATTGGAGCGGGCCACGCGGCTGTGGATCACATCACCCACAATCGCCACCTTGATCCCCTCCAGGCGGCCCAGGTGGTCGCGGATCGTCAGCATGTCCAGCAAGCCCTGGGTCGGGTGCTCGTGCCAGCCGTCGCCCGCGTTGATCACGTTGGAATCGATCCTCTCGGCCAGAAACGCCGGCGCTCCGCTGGCCGCGTGACGGATCACGACCATGTCGATTTTCATCGCTTCCAGGTTGCGCGCCATGTCCACCAGGGTTTCGCCTTTGCTCACGCTGCTGGTGGAGACATTGACATTTACCGTATCTGCGCTGAGCCTCTTTTCGGCGAATTCGAACGAGATCCGCGTGCGGGTGGAGGGCTCGAAAAACAGGTTGACAATCGTTTTGCCGCGCAGGACCGGTACTTTCTTGATCTGCCTTTCGCTGATCTCCTTGAAAGGCACGGCGGTATCGAGGATCATCCGGATTTCAGCGGATGAGAGTTCCTCGAGACCGAGCAGGTGCTTACGGGTGAATTGCATCTCGAGGCAGACCTCAGGGGGTAAAAATTATAGGTTTTAGCGAGCCGCCATAAACGAACAGCGCCCGGCCTCAACCGAGCGCTTTAATCCAGACTCCATCGGCACCGTCGACTTCGCTCACCCGCACGACAACGTCCTCATCCTTGCGGGTGGAAATTTCCCTGCCGGTAAAATCGGCCCTGATCGGCAGTTCCTGATGGCCGCGGTCGATCAGGACGGCCAGCATGATCGATGAGGGCCGGCCG
This region includes:
- a CDS encoding HEAT repeat domain-containing protein, which codes for MREAPKILHILSGKRVFALAALPGILSAMLLISGCGGGEKADPVLEGEKVMVTEGVQILHTGTSVQRDSVIRTFNNLNNPRLLHPYIHNADLSVRIGIVSALGNLKDRGAVDSLNRMLVTSDDYLLRETVIWALGELGDTSSVPVLIGIIQDTTQNRDLRLGLPITLASFINTAYAGRVEQTFVDVLQNMSDDLELCSYVAVGILEVLKPGNYELFHARLPLLKELAAKRMQESGEDGIYINFQLTIEELETYEPGTL
- a CDS encoding dihydroorotase; its protein translation is MKRLLVRGGRLVDPANGVDEKLDILLDSGKVAEIGKSIKPAEADEVIDAAGKAVVPGLIDMHVHLREPGREDEETVESGCLAAAAGGFTAVAAMPNTNPVTDNQAAVGYIIREAIRAGYSRVYPIGSITKKSKGESLAEMGSMLDAGAVAFTDDGHCLSSAEVMRKAMTYSLIFDVPVMQHCEDPELVGKGVMNAGITAIRLGLAGNPTEAEEVIVYRDCVLARLTGARFHVAHISAARSVEIVRQFKAEGGVKVTAEVTPHHFTLTEEAVGNYDTNAKMAPPLRMAADVEAMRRGLADGTIDCIASDHAPHHYDEKEAAFADAPSGILGLETSFPLSYSELVLGGVLDFPTLVRRMSTAPAELLKIPGGSLKVGSQADVTVLDLETEWTIDKNEFYSKSRNTPFHGRRVTGRAVVTIVEGRVVWRLGQN
- a CDS encoding aspartate carbamoyltransferase catalytic subunit; protein product: MQFTRKHLLGLEELSSAEIRMILDTAVPFKEISERQIKKVPVLRGKTIVNLFFEPSTRTRISFEFAEKRLSADTVNVNVSTSSVSKGETLVDMARNLEAMKIDMVVIRHAASGAPAFLAERIDSNVINAGDGWHEHPTQGLLDMLTIRDHLGRLEGIKVAIVGDVIHSRVARSNIWGLKKMGAEVGVCGPPTLVPRSLTELGVKIYPRIEDALSEVDVVNVLRIQLERMQSNLFPSLGEYNRIYGISNRRLEEAGRDVLVLHPGPMNRGVEIDSDVADGEHQVILKQVTNGVAVRMAVLFLLAGGKQAAAADAASQQGD